In the Fibrobacter sp. genome, ACAAGATCGGTGCAAAGTCTGACAACGACAAGATTACCCTTGTAGATGCAAGTAAGCTTGGCCAGGAATACAAGGATGCCAACGGCCTTAAGAAGGTTCGTTTGGAAGATGACGAAATCGAGAAGATCGTTAAGACCTTCCGTAACACCGAGGCCGTAGAAGACTTTAGCGTAGTTGTCAGCTACAGCGAAGTCAAGGAAAAGGGCTACAGCCTAAGCGCAGGCCAGTATTTCGACATCAAGATTGACTATGTGGATATTTCCGAAGAGGAATTCAACTCCCAGATGGCTGCCGACACCGCCGAACTCCAGAAAATGTTCGAAGAAAGCCACAAGCTAGAAGACGAAATCAACAAGCAGCTGGCCAGCCTGAAATTCGGGGGAAAGTAAAATGGAAACGAGGGAGGGCTTGACATTTGATTTGTGTAATTGTATATTATGTGCAAGAAAACCTTGCACGCCTCTTCACAATGCGCACCCAGCGAGGTTCTTTTTTTATTTAGGGGGAATTTGATGTCTCCCAGAATCTATAGTAAACCTCCCCAGACTTTGGATCAGCAGGCCCAATTACTGATTAGCCGAGGGCTTAAAGATGTTTCTAAAGATGAACTCGTAGAAGTCCTTTCAAGAATTAGCTATTACCGTTTACGAGGATATACTTATCCGTATCAGGATAACACCTCGTCTAATTCGGAATTTCTTCCCACGGCAAGTTGGTCCAGCATTAAGAATGATTACCTGTTTGATTCTGCTCTTCGAAATCTTATCGTAGAAGCGCTCGGCTTTATTGAAATTGCTGTGCGCTGTCAGATGGAATACCAACTCTCCATTGCTCATGGTCCACGTTGGTACGAAGATGTATCGCTGTGCCATAATCAGAAAATTTTCAATGATAACCTGGTAGAACTCCGAAAACATTGGAGCCGTTCTCGTGAAGTTTTCAAAACGCATTACGAAAGCGAGTATGACACCTCAATTGCTCCTCCGGCGTGGATGATCTTCGAAACGACGACATTTGGTACACTTTCCAAGACATTCTCTAACCTGAAATCTAATCTCAATGCCAAAACAGAAGTTGCGAAGTACTTCGGTTTCAATAAGGCCTCAACGAAAGTTCTAGTAAGCTGGTTCCAGCATTTAAACCTGGTTAGGAACATTTGCGCCCATTACTCTAGGCTTTTTACAAGGAGTTTTATTGTGCGCCCCATGATTCCCACAAACAAGCCAGCCAAATGGGTGGATTCGATTCCAAGTCAGGATAGAATCTATTTCTCCATTTGCATTATTACAACATTGTTGGATGTGTGTGCCCCGAATTATGATTTTAGAGGAAAACTAAAGCAAGTGATGAAGATGGTCCGCCCGGAACAACTGCCGTCGCTTGGATTCCCTGAAAATTGGGGAGAACAAGATTTATTTGCGTAAAAGAAAATCGGAGCCCTGCTTAGAGTCAATTTTTATAGGGTCAAGAAAGTTGATAGTTTAAATGATAGAATAAACGATAGTATAAATGATAGTTTAAAAGGCGATAAAGCGACGAAATTGTGCGAGGCAGAGTCATTCTGAGCGAAGCGAAGAATCTAGGATTAGTAAAATGGAAATTG is a window encoding:
- a CDS encoding Abi family protein → MSPRIYSKPPQTLDQQAQLLISRGLKDVSKDELVEVLSRISYYRLRGYTYPYQDNTSSNSEFLPTASWSSIKNDYLFDSALRNLIVEALGFIEIAVRCQMEYQLSIAHGPRWYEDVSLCHNQKIFNDNLVELRKHWSRSREVFKTHYESEYDTSIAPPAWMIFETTTFGTLSKTFSNLKSNLNAKTEVAKYFGFNKASTKVLVSWFQHLNLVRNICAHYSRLFTRSFIVRPMIPTNKPAKWVDSIPSQDRIYFSICIITTLLDVCAPNYDFRGKLKQVMKMVRPEQLPSLGFPENWGEQDLFA